Within Wyeomyia smithii strain HCP4-BCI-WySm-NY-G18 chromosome 2, ASM2978416v1, whole genome shotgun sequence, the genomic segment acatttgaaatgcgttttcctcggtttcatgtctattgaactttagcccattcttcaactatggtcatcccggtaaaaaattgacacatttttcagatcagtgtccgagttccgagcacacacttcttcggagaagaaaaaaattttgtatactatcaatgaagaaactttcttctcttcaaaacaaagtgttctcggaattcggccgcagattacgttagcaacaataaatgcaatcactattgtcttcaatccgttttgcacacatttattttttaggCGAAAAAAcaaaacgatcttgccatccaaaggatcgattcagtataagatcgcgcgcagagaaatcgattcaaaaaatcgatgaatcggcccgaaaagatcgattttgtgaaaatcggatcGATTTTGCCCATTGCTagctcaaatgcaacaaaaatgtcggagatgtcggaccagggttcattcgctcctaggggttcattcgtcttcgtgcgtcgcgggcgagagggaagtttagttgtgtttgttttgaagcaagtccggtgcggctggcatgcggacttggtcaaaacaaacacaaccaaacttctcctgccgcaaagagatcacaatggcggggtgtgcgattcaatcttcattgtatgcgacgcagcaacgacggtgtgcaggttgctttgttttgattattttgatagcgcggtttaggattagagcgcttcatttattttaggatggtgcatgatttattatttttatccactatatacaaatggatttacgtaacgcagattccattgatattattcccgccgttactgaggtgcacaataagcaccatcattttaaatcgttttaaatcaagaaagtatgCGGTgtcatgtacgttttattgcaagaaaatatttgtagagttcgaagcaatatatttatgaaacatttagagtttcttaataataaaaattatgataccattcacataacgtaaaacgtggtggcggggctgtgcgattcaaacctcattgtgtgcgatgcaataacggcgatgtgcaggttgctttattctgattattttgatagcgaaGTATTGGATTaaagcgcttcatttataggatggttcatgattaattatttttatccactatatagaaatagatttacgtaacgcagattttattgatgttattttcgCCGTTtatgaggtgcacaataagcaccgtcgttttaaatcgttctaaatcaagaaagtaagcggtgacatgtacgttttattgcaagaaaatattcgtagagttcgaagcaatatatttttgaaacatttagggtttcttaataataaaaattgtgatatcagtcgcataatgtaaaacgtggcggcGGAGCTGTGCAATTTATATCTAGTAGTGTGCGAAACAGCAGCGGCGGTGTACatattgctttgttttgattattttgatagcgcagtattgaattagagggcttcattcatacgatgattcatgattaattatttttatctcctatgttgaaatggaattccgtaacgcagaTCTTACTGATATCATTCCCGCCATTTCTGATGTGCAATGgtaatggtaattattttaaatcgttctaaaccATAAAAGTAAGCggttacatgtacgttttattgcagaaaatattcgtagagttcgaagcaatatatttgtaaaacatttagagtttcttaataataaaaatggtaatatcattcacataacgtaaaacgtggtggcggggctgtgcgattcaaacttcattgtgtgcgatgcaacaacggcgatgtgcaggttgctttattttgattattttgatagcgcagtattagattagagcgcttcatttataggatggtgcatgattaattattcttatccactatataaaaatagatttacgtaacacattttattgatattattaccgctgttactgaggtgcacaataagcaccataattttaaatcgttttaaatcaagaaagtaagcggttacatgtacgtttaattgcaataaaatattcgtagagttcgaagcaatatatttgtgaaacatttagggtttcttaataatgaAAACTGTGAGATCcttcacataatgtaaaacataaatgaaacctgactttttttcgttcaaccttCAATGTTCACCctataattcgaaattcaaagcgatggcatgtgttttttttctttcatattgATATTCAAACgagacatttgaggagaaataatAGGTATTTCATTActaaaaatataattcacaagacttcgaaaaacatgaaaaaccatGACTTTTCGTGCTTGATtcacctctaaatcaaaatctgAAGCGAtgatatggttttttttttctataataaaatgGTTGTTTTTGTTTCGGATAGACATTTGTGGAAAAGTTATggtattttcttttctttacttAGCTTATCATGCAAAATCATATCTTTTTATGCTCAATTTTCCTTAAAATCAAAGTTCATAGATAAGAAGATGATAtgggttttttttctacattaaaatgttcggagggatatttgaggagaaatatggtacacgcatgtttcacgtagttttgtgataaatgacttttaatgctcaatttacctctaaatcaaaattcaaagcgataatatgtgattttttttcaataagtgtttgttgatgtttagaaaagacatttgaagagaaacaacaggtacctgatttctaaaaattgagatattattcactacATAAAACATTTATAATGATGAAATTTAATGCGTAATTCGCCTCTAacacaaaattcaaagcgatggcttttgctttgaatttcgcgtgcttttttacattaaaatgttagataatgcttAGGAATGGAATTTGAGGATATCTGGCAAATGAAGagaatatggaaatatattgcaaataactcaatctggtaaataaataaaaaatgagatatTGTTCTTAAAACTACGTAGACATGTAAAATCATGAAGGTTAGTAGCcccaaaattgataaatttcaaTCACATCAAAACGTTCAATTCAAATGTGCCCGCGAtgtgatgtttttgaatatatACGCACCGATCAGGTTATTTTTTCGCGTTTTTTCAcgaatttttttacgcggattttcgaattcatGTGGTTTTTCATAAGGTAAAAAAGTCTAATGTCGCAAGTCATTGTTTTTGAGTTTCAGCTGGAACGGTATAATATAtgacaaataaatgtgtgccGCCAATGTCAGACACATGAAgctattttcatcaaatacgtaactacaaacattATAGCAATCGTGGTTGATCTTGCAGATTATTAGACCTaaacttaaaaataataaaaacaaaacaacccTAAATGGTCATCCCATATCAACTACAGCTGCCATATTCAATTTTGTGAtggtaatttccggtttctggcgaACATCCCAAGGTggtcaaatacaatccaatcttaggattttcagaaacaggattatgcccagaggccagaaattattcccAATAGTAATTTTGAACTCCAAGATGACGTTTCCGGTGTCAGGAACATagcctaaagtggtatttggccaataattcaaatactttcaaaagagAAACCCCAGACGTctttttaaagttcaaaatggcgacttccagtttctgtagtTAGAATAGCCTTAATcgcaaaataaaactgaatatgaGTATTTCAGTTCTGTGCGTTTTAATAATAATGATGTTAGTATATTGTGTATAAAAGTCATATTTTGTATGTCGAATTTCGAAAATCGTTTATGAAAGTAAACTCTGTAAGTTGTGAATGTTATAAGTTAATGAGTGTTTTGTTAATGTGTGTGAGATAAAAGTAGGTTTTTTTTAGGCGAACAAAATCATGGTATAGGAAAGGTGTATGATAAAATGTGTCTTTGTAAAAATCTTACTTGGTATGAACATTAAAAATTGTAGAATCACGCTTGTAATATTTTCCACATTTGGAAGGTATTTTGTTAAAGTATTTGTATAAGGTTGTGTGCCATTGAATCCTAGAAATTATAAATACAAACCGACAACAGAAGTATATACATAAATTTATTAAGCTACATATGCCACTAGTGCCAAGTGTAACAATTTGCTGTGATAATAAGCCAGTGAGCTGTTAAACGTGTTAGTTCAGTGAGTGAGTGGAAGTCGCAGGATTGTGGAAAAGTATAAATTCGAATTGATGTTTGTAATAGAACCCTAGACGGCGCAAATATGGTTTATAAATAAGGCTAAGTATTCTTTCCTGCATATTTCTATTCTATCTTAGATTTCATCGATGAAAATGGAGGATTATTTACATAACGCGTTAATATAGTTAATGGAAGAATTGCTGCGTAATAGTTAGGTGGTATTCAGTAGTTTTAGATATTTTTAGTAACTGATATGCTCCCAGGATTTTCTAAGGAAAACTGGTGATGTTGAAGCTATTGAGTTGGTAAATATCTATAATTCTAATTAGCCTACACAACAGCCTTTGTGATATttaaagtttaatttcgcgTAACGTAGAGTATCATTTACCAAAAAGGAGAAAAGCTGTTCTTTTTCATATGATCACAAATTCTACCCTGTTATACTCGTAGTGATGCAGTGGAACCCGCGGTCTCTAAACCAAACGAGCATCACCATCCCTCTTCTTCCCAAGTAGTACCGCCTTTTGGTCGTGGCCAGCGTCGTTCTTGGTTAGTTGTAAAAGTATTTCGAACCAGTGAAAATTACACAATGAGAATGTAACGTTGATCCTAGGTCCCAAGCACCATTAGTCTGGTTCATTTTGCAATTCTGTTGGTTTGATCAACCACGGAGTGCAACTGCGGGCAGTCTATCTATGCTTTACTATGCTTTATTTAAGggattaaacataaataatgccagcaaaaaaataacaaaaataatttcaaattcagCAGCTTAgaccagaaaagccacaaatgaAATGAATCTAGTCAAAATTTAGCCTAGAAGGGCTAAGAAACGCAACAGGACAAATATATTCTAATTTTTGCTGTAAATGGTTCCGTCTtccatgtatgattttttgatgtagtttgatgcgaaaacaaatttccccgagtttggatatatttcaacttaagccGCAACAATGTCGCCATttcgaatttttgagaaatcggaaatttttgatgttttttcgacgccaaagCCAAATATCGAAATTTCAAGAGTTTgaccacatattagcatcttcttacctaccttaaaaaaaacagatcttaaatcgaacaaaaattGGGCACAAAAcgatgattctacgaaaacggttttggtatggttttaatatattccacaaagcaaaataatatggagTATGATAATCATTGATCGTAATGCGCTAAtttctaaaagtggtagtcaaattatgtcttatattgagaaAAAAGTCTTAGAAATCGTTTggcaggtgtctgatctacgtaaaatgtcagaaaCATGTCgttttcccctacaatactaaaataggtttataacGACGTTAAATtaccttatttgaaatctctttAATGTaacatcaagagtgtaagcaacactaaaagatacaataacagcTTGTCTTCACATGATTCTCCCCTTTTTGTGGGGAGGGGGTCtcatttttggccaggaccggtcaaaacataaaaatctcgcttcagctatgtGACAGAATCATCGCAGGTAAATTCAATGTctgaaacatttcaaattataacAAAGTATTCTCATGGAacggttttaaaatttaatttaattgaaataagatcCCAATTACATAGTTCTTAGATTAAATAGAAATCAGTATTTCAACGGTGGAATTGCAATTACAAACTTAAGACGTTCTGAGCTAGACTTACCAATAAAGCAGTGCGAAAATATGTCATACCCTTTCATGGGCAATTTGCATTTTCCGAGCGCATTAGATCCGTTGTAATTATATCCATCCAGAGCTTCGTCCGAGAAAACCATTGGAAGAAATTGAACTATCGACATTCCAGCAGGTTTCTTGCGAGTCAAAAAGTTTACCTTGCGAAATAGTTAGAGGTTTTCATATGTTGCCCGATTGAAATCAGCTGAAAAACCTACATATTCCTCGCGGATGCGATCGTTTTGAGAGACCGAATTCTCGAGTCTCTCGACTTCCTCCGGTTCGACTAAGGGGAACGAAAATCCAGTTACATACGGTGCATTTGAGTCGCGAACTTCGTAAATCTCATCGGAGGATAAAATGTAGTATTTTTCCGGTGTGGTTACTGCAGAGTAGTAAAATGTTAGTGCTTTTGTTAATCGCTGCATAGAAGTAAAAGCACTAAGGATTGTGTAGTGTTTCtttgtgcgaacaacatttCTTTAACAAGGCACAAACGTTCCGTTGttattgaagaagcaccaagaatttctcgcgatgcgtctgaatcagaattaactctatttcctcataaaccaaatatatttacgttatcataatacatgattttgtcttattaaactctgatcaaattaaatttatcaTACCAAtcttattataaaaataatgtACTCAAGTCGGGCTTTTCAATCGCGGATATTTTAACAGTGTTTTGAGTGTGTCAATTAAAgagaattattaaaaattggctGCAAGTGATTAAAACTAATATATTGCAGCATCTTGTGTTAAGGTGTTTTTAAAATAGTTGCAGAAATGTGAGAGTTTTGAGTGAAAATAGTCTTTTAGAAGTGGTAGCCATGACGCGTAGCCCCAGCCCCAGCAAATGAAGGGAGTAACATGCAGCAGCTAAAGTAGTAGTTGTGATATATGCTTGAAACTAAATACCGCTGCTTGCTTCGGGATGATGGTCTGTTCGTCAGAATGTTTGCTTTTGGTGTTATGCTTTTGGTGTCAAGTCTATCGTAtcggaacaatttttcaattccccCTCTTTGAGTTATCCAATTTTGAGTGAAGAGGCATTAGTGTTTGtgcaaaaaaggcaaaaatatatgGAATTTTGGTTCAAGTTTGGTGTTAATGTTGTCTTGTGTTGGTGCCATAAAATGGTAATGAAACTGTTTACGGGACAATGAACTGTCGTTGCCACGGTGCATAGTGCAAATAGCTCGAACAGCAACGGTGGAAGTCGGTTGTAAGTCGGCAAATTGTCGTGTTAGTGAAATGTTGGTGTGTAGTAACGATCCTACCGGTGTTTAATCCTCCTTATATTAGTCCGTGCGACGCAGTGCGAATCGATACCGCGGTTCAAAGCAAAAGCGGTAATTTGAAGATAAGTATCGGTGGTGATGTTGGTGTTATTTTGTGTAAACATTATTGGAGAGCTGGTTTTTTACGTACAACTTGATGTTACAAATATAAATACCAGGCGATTATTATGGGTCTCTGTGTTGATCGCCTGCGGTAGTTGAGTTGTTGGTAGGATGCCTAATATGTTGCTCAAAGTTTGTTAAGTTTACGAAACAGGCGAAGTCGAAATGTTGTGTTGTGGAGTTgtgcttttttgatttttcgagcttttgagcagatgttttatatatttatatactaTATCCTGATTATGACTAGTTTGGTATTAAAGCACCAAATTTGCGTTTATATTCTGGCGTCGTGCACATAGAATCGCGGTGATGGACAAGGAGAAAGTACTTTGTGAGCAAATTTAATGGTTTATGTTGATACACAAAAAATGTGCTATTTTGGCGGAGTTTTACCTGAGCGGCCTCATTTTTGTTTAACTAGGAGAGGTTTGTTTTCGGATCTTGAATAGTTTTTTTATATCTTTGGctgaaataattaaataaattgaaaaattattcaataaaaaaaagctaGTTTCCTAGAATCCTATgttgttattatatttttacGATTCAAATAACTAAAACTTAGACATAGTTGTGTAGGTATTTTGTCAAGCttcatttcatgatttttaggTTTTTAAGCAGATATTGATTTTCAAGTGACTGTTGAGTTTGACTTTCGATGATTGtttagtcagcctgaaataatcatgattggtttgtCTTGTAATTAATTTTAAGACTTTTGATTAttatgtacatctacacctgatgtttgcacttaatgttttagatgcaccaagctttgccatttttctatctttccaagTGCATCACATCCATTATAAGGTAATGAATAactcaacttagtaatgagccaacataACGCATAGTATACCtcgaatccgtcatctaccgcggttttgcacggtcaggcttcaagtagggttcTATCAGCCAAACATGTTCTCACCTTGAGAGCAATGATGTGGTTTGTGGAAGCTGGGAGTATGGTGCAGTGATAATACATGTAATCTTATGTTtcgctttttcgatttttctagcttttgggctgtttatgttttgtatactatgttccaacaaggactaggtcggcattttgttaacaaacttaagactatatattggtcaatatggaaatttgcatttttaaattatttgtatGGCTTTGTATGCacgaaactttgccaatttttctatttaataggcaacattcgcatcgacaactaagagagaatcggcgtgaaatgtcgtgtccccgagtgtctgcgtcggtaggaggaAATAGAGAGGTCCTGCATAGTGCTtcgatgtaaaccgcgtttTCGGCTCGGAAAAATTCTacttatatgaacgttttcggaATATAATGATTTCGACTGGTATagccagatacttgttcatgtctcactgtgactgtttaaccgaagatttgGTCCGgccgataaatatcgcgattaacgaaaacgcgatgtataccttccaaagaatcgcgtcggccgTCGGCGCTACATCGCGTGCGTAGTACGAAGAGGATCGCGACGTTTGGCAAGAAAAATAGTCATGattagttttcgtaataagcgcgcaacattgttatattctgtttttcaggtgtgtttttcacgGGATCCtatcgtttttttagagcagacaaagtgtgaacgagaaacgtcgttgatTGATCTGTTAGGAAGAtaatgtccggttgaccgaacgcCTAGAGACTCCACGTCGATATCTTCATGAGGTCGATAggtcaacaacgcgcaattgatttcggtgtaaagaggatcaccttacgaggagatatcatatcatttgaaattgttccatttgatcaaaggtccagtactcttgcgtacgatttattgttgcggtgttacattgtcaaacttgataggttcgaatcgcattatgaatacaggggcggatataatgaacctgttcgcgcgatacttgttctaaagaacccgacactcgaaaccagcgcatcgtttaccaaaatgaaccctgctgtgtaccttgccctttttccaacatcccagtgatttcttgtggaagtgcagaggtgttctcggcttccaataagcgagtatcacgtcaacattttcctataccaattccttctttgacctgcactcggacgcggccggcgctggtattgcctattataaagattaaggtcaccagtttttacacattgaggatgcatgttggtcccaagcatcatcttttggttctctgtgtaattacagctgatctggcaataacggagtagcaaccgcgggcggtcaatcatgctcatgctcatgctcatgctcatgctcatgctcatgctcatgcataGAAGTAAAAGCACTAAGAATTGTCAGGTGAGTTAACTTATCAATGGGCTCGATACGACATACACGATTTGCGTTtggtattatatttattttcctaaatggtCCGCGTTCGAATATGGTTCACATCATGTGATGATCCACCGAATACCACGTAGTTGCCATTTTGCGGAACGACGTAGCACGCCGTTTTGATTGTGCTCGTCATGAATGTTTAACTGTTACAGTTTTGAATGtccaaattgaaaacagagtGCAATTAAGGTGTTTTTCTGGAGCCTTTTTCTCGTGTAGTTCTGTGTAATAGTattgtttattagaatttatggtGGAATAGATTAATTGATATGTATTCACTGATATGTCGTGTGCAATGAATTTTTGAACGCACTGACTCTCGCATGACaggtaatagaaaattcaataaagttGAGTTTGACATCTGATGACtatttagtcagcctgaaataatcatgattggtttggtcttatcaatattttaaagactttggattagtatgtacatctacacctgatgtttgcacttaatgttttagatacaccaagctttgccatttttctatctttccaacagGATCACACCCTAGGTAATGAgtagctcaacttagtaatgagccaacatgacgcatagtatgcctcgaatccgtcatctaccacgtttttgcacggtcaggcttcaagtagggttcTATCAGCCAAACATGTGTTCACCTCGAAAGCAATGGTTGTGGATAATACATGgaatcttatgcttcactttttcgatttttctagcttttgggctgcttatgttttgtatattatgttccaataatgactaggtcggcattttgttaacaaacttaagactatATTAGCTCGATGGatggtcaatatggaaattttcatttttaaattattaaggctttgtatgcatgaaactttgccaatttttctatttaataggcaacattcgcatcgacaactaagagagaatcggcgtgaaatgtcgtagtgtttcgatgtaaaccgcgtttccggctcgggagaattttacttatattaacgttttcggaatataatgatttcgaggggtatacccagatacttgttcatgtctcactgtgactgtttaaccgaagatttcgtccggtcgataaatatcgcgattaacgaaaacgcgatgtataccttcccaAGAATCGCGACGTGCGTTCGTTTTTTCTCGGGATTGGGATTGACTCGGGATCGACAAATAGCTGATTGCTACGAGTAGCATGGGCTACATCgcgtgcgtcgtacgcagaggatcgcgacgGTTGGctagaaatatactcatggttagttttcgtaataagcgtttttcgcggtatcttatcgtttttttagagcagacaaagtgtatacgagaaacgtcgttggtcgatctgttaggtagaaaatgtccagttgaccgaacccctagagactccgcgtcggtacctccatgaggtcgaattatctacatatagatcaacaacgcgcaactgatttcggtgtaaagaggatcaccttacgaggagatatcatattatttgaagttgtcccaatttgatcaaaggtccagtatccttgcgtacgatttattgttgcggtgtaacattgtcaaactgaatgacttcgaatcgcattatgaatatcgtgacggaacttgttcgcgcgatacttgttctaaagaacccgacactcgaaatcagcgcatcgtttaccaaaacgaaccctgctgtgtaccttgccctttctccaacatcccagtgatttctcgtggaagtgcagaggtgttctcggcttccaataagcgagtatcacgtcaacattttcctatacaaattccttctttgacctgcattcggatgcggccggcgctggtattgcccaatataaagattaaggtcaccggtttttacacattgaggatgcatgttggtcccaagcatcatctgttggttctctgtgtaattacagctgatctggcaataacggagtagcaaccgcgggcggtcaatcatgctcatgctcatgctcaaggTTGTGTGCCATTGAATCCTAATTTGTTATATGTAACCATAGTTTCTATTgccgtagaaaaaaaaattgttttatgttcTGCTACGTTTACATAATAAAAGTTGGGTAACGTCGTTCAGAGAATAGTTGTCGTACACTTGAAGTTAAACTAAACTTGTAAAtacaaataatagttttttatcaatgtttttttaatatctgttattattattgtttttttttttttaatttacgaATATGGTACTTTATTAGGCTAACTTGGCAACTAAACCATCACTCAGCCGATAAATCACCGTTACAGTTTAattatgagcaattctcgctgaaaccgtcccactggtaacatgaggtctttcaaaaaggatatttttatgtctaattgattgaaagtagcgaaaaaatgagaaaaccgctttggttagttcatattgatggacctccgggcacaaatcggttaaacggtttttacaaaaattgatttttgagcaattcttgacctttttattgatttatttctcttgaatttgtcattgaaccccctgcaaccaacacattgtTTTCAAgaagaatgatagagctttcatttgaactagaaaaaaaattggccgccatcttggatctcgccgccatcttggatttcatcagaaaaacgtgtttttgaacaagttcgcaaccaccgattttgaattcgACGTCACCagtggaaagctgagaaaaaatgctttaagatacattcaaaatattaggtgagcattgaggttatcttgtcattctggccacttttcaaaatcgagctacAAACAGTTTAACGCATGACGCGCGTGTTTTGATATTatcaacgcaatatactgagtctgtggtgtgcgtatgatgtggacagtcagtattcctagTTCACAGGTAGTAAGTGCACCCACGCACCGTTATTGTTgatgaatgcatgaaaacaacAGTATACAACAGTAGCAAAAGCAACATCtaacattaatttgtttaattactAAACACGCGAAAACTGGGAACCGTACAGGTAATCAAACtttgttctagaaaaaaaaatcgtaaaaaagcTTAATCACATATTACGTTACACTCTAGGAGGAGCGAGGGagtaaagaaaaaataatgtgaatgcagtgaaaagggatcaaagatatgattttttgctttacgtaatttgtgaacagacCCAAAGTCACACAGGCACTGggcatccacattccacgtggacaactttgcGGAGGGGGATCTGTGTGATGTCcatgattcatacaaaattttgagaatttatatgagaagttgtgggggaggggaaggggggggttacaaaatccttaaaaatctgtccacgtggaacatgAATGGCCCCTTATATacactacacacagacacacaccacaggctcagtataTTACGTTGATAATATCAAATCACGCGCGTCATGCATTGAACTGTTTgtagctcgatt encodes:
- the LOC129725662 gene encoding uncharacterized protein LOC129725662, coding for MLEKGQVTTPEKYYILSSDEIYEVRDSNAPYVTGFSFPLVEPEEVERLENSVSQNDRIREEYVNFLTRKKPAGMSIVQFLPMVFSDEALDGYNYNGSNALGKCKLPMKGYDIFSHCFIDIEFTCDDSVT